A stretch of the Amia ocellicauda isolate fAmiCal2 chromosome 10, fAmiCal2.hap1, whole genome shotgun sequence genome encodes the following:
- the stard8 gene encoding stAR-related lipid transfer protein 8 isoform X4 — MSRRNKLHALLRRNELEAKEACEWLRAAGFPQYAHLYEDSLFPIDITSVKTDHDFLDRDSLKSLCRRLTTLNKCASMKLEVHFQRKQSEDSEEDDLCAISDRWAFQHDSKRWSRLGALLPPPLHNAEVPKITISASASRESVLSDFSDLEAGSVRSGSSCSAGSTKGTPSTLADPFPSFTSDSTAVSSASLAESSSSKDLLREKSKKRSKSFLRKIESFRRKDKEKESDRLTKSPAVQTTPTRQALLAPLASLHCTTNESLPGLKQNHKERSSSPFKRRSKTICRTTVDRSSGGKGKHRQPKPPCGGLYLEDYEMNLGAPVWTKEIPGHQDVQENCLVHLPRDHKPGTFPKSLSIESLCPAASDDPCTWTPGNVSLDISMCSSSESQGFNRFRRRRTSCSSTGSVYDNVPEAYGSSEELFNLRGEEVFEHLDDILQHVHGLQQNIDLWSKRVCPELEDLDPELTGEAIFPSSLHFEEQSMSDVGTAASDFDSTGNSLNEVEEIEMRERRDSGVGASLTRPSRKLRWHSFQNSHRPSLNSASLEINRQSAAQLNLLQKFSLLRLTAIMEKYSVSNKHGWSWTVPKFMKRSKVPDYRGKNVFGVPPIVNVQRSGQPLPQSIQQAMRYIRSQCLDQVGIFRKSGVKSRIQILRQLNESSPDNVSYEGQSAYDVADMLKQYFRDLPEPVFTSKVTETFLQIYQCVPKDQRLQAAQAAVILLPDENREVLQTLLYFLSDIASAQDNQMTAGNLAVCLAPSIFHLNVSKKEGTSPRLIQRRGPSGKPDQKDLNENMAATQGLSHMIIECKKLFQIPHDMMLQSRNSYVAAETHPLPLEDLGISLKGDPGDYRAFLDASIQSFLREMAEKCRGWHSAPGPEHTELSYKKVGDGHPIRVWKASTEIEAPPATVLHRVLRERHLWDDDLLHGRVIEALDQNTEIYHYVTDSMAPHPRREFIVLRKWSADLPRGACVLVASSVEHDKVQLEGGLRAVVLSSRYLLEPCGMGRSRLTHVCRADLRGRSPDWYNKVFGHLCAVEVARIRDSFPVLTARGPETKL, encoded by the exons AACTCGAGGCTAAAGAAGCGTGTGAATGGCTACGGGCTGCTGGGTTTCCGCAATATGCCCACCTCTACGAAG ACTCGCTGTTCCCTATTGATATCACATCTGTGAAAACTGACCACGACTTTCTGGACCGGGATTCCCTGAAGTCTCTTTGCAG GAGGCTGACAACTCTGAACAAGTGCGCCTCGATGAAGCTGGAAGTGCATTTTCAGCGCAAGCAG AGCGAAGACTCAGAGGAAGACGATCTGTGCGCCATCAGTGACCGCTGGGCGTTTCAGCACGACAGTAAGCGATGGTCTCGGCTGGGCGCCCTCCTACCACCCCCCCTGCACAATGCCGAGGTTCCCAAAATCACCATATCAGCGTCGGCCAGCCGGGAGAGTGTCCTGAGTGACTTCAGCGACCTGGAGGCTGGGTCCGTGCGCAGCGGCAGCAGCTGCAGTGCGGGCAGCACCAAGGGGACGCCCTCCACATTGGCCGATCCCTTTCCCAGCTTCACCTCCGACTCCACCGCGGTCTCCAGTGCCAGCCTTGCTGAGTCCAGCTCCTCCAAAGACTTGCTCAGGGAGAAGTCCAAAAAGCGCTCCAAGAGCTTCCTGAGGAAGATCGAGTCCTTCCGGCGCAAGGATAAGGAGAAGGAGTCCGACCGCCTCACGAAGAGCCCCGCCGTCCAGACGACCCCAACCCGACAAGCGCTCCTGGCCCCGCTGGCGAGTCTGCACTGCACCACCAACGAGAGCCTCCCGGGCTTGAAACAAAACCACAAGGAGAGAAGCAGCTCTCCCTTCAAAAGAAGGTCAAAGACCATCTGCAGGACTACGGTCGACAGGTCTTCGGGAGGCAAGGGCAAACACAGACAGCCCAAGCCCCCGTGTGGCGGGCTTTACCTGGAGGACTACGAGATGAATCTGGGGGCGCCCGTCTGGACGAAAGAGATACCGGGACACCAGGACGTGCAGGAGAACTGTCTCGTTCATCTGCCCAGAGATCACAAACCAGGGACGTTCCCCAAGTCTCTCTCCATCGAGAGTTTGTGTCCGGCCGCCAGCGATGATCCCTGCACCTGGACCCCCGGGAACGTGTCTCTGGACATCTCCATGTGCAGCAGCAGCGAGTCCCAGGGCTTCAACAGGTTCAGACGGAGAAGGACTTCCTGCAGTTCCACAGGAAGTGTGTATGACAATGTGCCCGAGGCGTACGGTAGCTCAGAGGAGCTCTTCAACCTGAGAGGGGAGGAGGTGTTCGAGCACTTGGATGATATCCTTCAGCACGTCCACGGGCTGCAGCAGAACATTGATCTGTGGTCGAAGAGGGTCTGTCCGGAGCTGGAAGACCTTGACCCGGAGCTGACGGGGGAGGCAATCTTTCCCTCCAGCCTGCATTTCGAAGAGCAGTCCATGTCCGACGTTGGGACGGCGGCGAGTGACTTCGACAGCACGGGGAATTCCTTGAATGAAGTGGAAGAGATTGAgatgagggagaggagagattCAGGTGTTGGCGCCTCTTTAACCAGGCCGAGCAG GAAACTGAGGTGGCACAGCTTCCAGAACTCACACCGGCCCAGCCTCAACTCCGCGTCTCTGGAGATCAACAGGCAGTCGGCCGCCCAGCTCAACCTGCTGCAGAAGTTCTCTCTCCTGCGGCTGACGGCCATCATGGAGAAATACTCCGTGTCCAACAAGCATGGCTGGAGCTG GACGGTGCCCAAGTTCATGAAGAGGAGCAAGGTTCCCGACTACAGGGGCAAGAACGTGTTTGGCGTCCCCCCCATCGTCAACGTGCAGAGGAGCGGGCAGCCTCTTCCGCAGAGCATCCAGCAAGCCATGCGCTACATCCGCAGTCAGTGTCTGGACCAG GTCGGCATCTTCCGTAAGTCGGGAGTGAAGTCTCGCATCCAGATCCTGCGGCAGCTGAACGAGAGCTCCCCGGACAACGTGAGCTACGAGGGCCAGTCGGCCTATGACGTGGCGGACATGTTGAAGCAGTACTTCCGGGATCTGCCAGAGCCGGTTTTCACCAGCAAGGTGACCGAGACCTTCCTCCAGATCTATCAGT GTGTCCCAAAGGACCAGCGTCTCCAGGCGGCGCAGGCGGCCGTCATCCTGTTACCGGACGAGAACCGGGAAGTGCTGCAGACCCTGCTCTACTTCCTGAGCGACATCGCCTCGGCTCAGGACAACCAGATGACCGCGGGCAACCTGGCCGTGTGCCTGGCGCCCTCCATCTTCCACCTCAACGTGTCCAAGAAGGAGGGCACCTCCCCCAG GTTGATTCAACGGAGGGGCCCGTCTGGGAAACCCGACCAGAAGGACCTCAATGAGAACATGGCTGCCACCCAGGGCCTCAGTCACATGATCATAGAGTGCAAGAAGCTCTTTCAG ATCCCTCACGACATGATGCTGCAGTCCCGAAACTCCTACGTTGCTGCCGAGACGCACCCCCTGCCTCTAGAGGACCTGGGCATCAGTCTGAAAGGTGATCCGGGGGATTACAGGGCCTTCCTGGACGCCAGCATCCAGAGCTTCCTGAGAGAGATGGCAGAGAAGTGCCGAGGCTGGCACAGCGCCCCGGGGCCGGAGCACACCGAGCTGTCCTATAAGAAG GTGGGGGACGGGCATCCTATTCGGGTGTGGAAGGCTTCCACGGAAATCGAAGCCCCTCCGGCCACCGTGCTGCATCGAGTGCTGCGAGAGCGCCACCTGTGGGACGATGACCTCCTGCATGGCCGTGTGATCGAAGCCCTGGACCAGAACACGGAGATCTACCACTATGTGACCGACAGCATGGCGCCGCACCCCCGCAGGGAGTTCATCGTGCTGAG AAAGTGGAGCGCCGACCTGCCCAGGGGTGCCTGCGTCCTGGTGGCCTCCTCTGTGGAGCACGACAAGGTCCAGCTGGAAGGCGGGCTGCGGGCCGTGGTGCTGAGCTCGCGGTACCTCCTGGAGCCCTGTGGAATGGGCCGGTCCCGACTGACGCACGTCTGCAGAGCCGACCTCAG GGGCCGCTCTCCCGACTGGTATAACAAAGTGTTTGGACATCTCTGTGCGGTGGAGGTGGCTAGGATACGAGACTCCTTCCCCGTCTTAACGGCCCGAGGACCCGAGACGAAGCTGTAG